The genomic window ATGGGCAAGATGGAGACGTTAAAAGCACCAGATTTCTGAAAAAGGACTTGCAGAAGCTACTCCATAAAGTTACACACGAGTTTCTGTCTTTGTTGGGCATGGTAGAAGGTAAATGATAGGCCTGCCATGCTCTTCAGGCAAAGATAAACCCCAGAGAAAATCCTGGCGAAAGGGTACTGGTCTGGTGCGATCTTTTTTGCTGCTTAATGGCTATTAATTGTATCGCCAGCTTTTAGTTTTAGGAGATGGAAAACATTTATCTAGTAGTTGGTATTGGTAACTGTACCAAATATGCACGACCATGGACCAGCTTTGTTGGGTGCAAACCATCCCATAATAAAAGCAAACAGGTGACTGACTACCTAAGAGATGCAATAAAATGGGGATTAAAGGAGTAACCAGCGACACTTAAAAAAAGACACCAAATACCGTCTCAGTTTCGAGCtttatggttgctaatatgatgatcgCTGGAGatttatatagtcgttaactttagggtcgTGGAATTAGTCGACGTGTGCGCAAACTGGCCGGACatctacgttaataaaaaaaaaaaacaccgaataatttttaaaggaaagaaaaaatggaaggaGGAATTTAAACTAGTATGAAATTTGggactttttttttgaaagcaatgCATCAAGTGGCTGTGATAGACTAGAATTGATGTAGCTTAAATTTATGATGGTGTTATGAAATTAACAATTTAGTTGTAGGACAGAAATGGTCATTCATTGTATACCGTTGCACCATTTCTTTCCACTTTACACGCTTTAAGGAtgatctccttttctttttcatgtttttctttctcgTTCTTCGTAGTGAAACCCcacttcaatattaaataaataaataatataatataatataaacaaaattatcatgttAAAATTCTTAGTCttcaattttcatatattttttttttttgtagaattcAGGATTAATTTCAAATATGTCTTTCCTTGTTGTATATATTACTGattctattatatataattgaaatacttaatatatttagttttcaattcaatttgcTGGTACACGGAGGTAGATTTAGTAAgattcatttaataattttaattatttaaaataatatgttcttaaactttatttgacctgaaattttataataatatatttttttatatttttataaaattttagctcaatctaatatacaatttaaaaaatatattgatttttaagaCAAATTCAGAATTTACTTGATTTGCATCTTATTTATTCTGTTTTACattgctgaaaaaaaaaaaaaaaaaaaaaacaacctgtCTGTTTCTCTATCGACAGTTGCTTGTCGTCTTTTGATGGTCTTGCAGTTTTTAAAGACAAAACTTCTCTGAACTTTTAAACGGCAAACCCTTAAAATTTCAGATGACTTATTTGGCTTTGGCTCTTTTACTAGTCGTCTTGATCCATCAAGGATGTTTTCATTTCCATGTTGAAGCAGGAGATGGTTTCATTAGAACTAGAGGAGTGCATTTCTTGTTGAATGGTAGCCCTTACTATGCAAATGGCTTCAATGCTTACTGGTTGATGTACACAGCTTCTGATCCATCTCAGAGACCAAAAGTTTCAGCTGCATTTCGTGAAGCAGCTAGCCATGGTCTCACTGTGGCCAGAACTTGGGCTTTTAGTGATGGTGGTTACAGACCTCTACAGTACTCCCCTGGATCGTACAATGAACAAATGTTTAAGGTCTCTTGAAAGTTAAATTCTTTTTAGCTATGCTTGCTCTTATAAATCTTCAAAAGTCGCAATCTTGCTTAATTATCTCGATTTTTATCTGTTTTTCCTTTTACAATTTGTAAAGGGGCTGGATTTTGTTGTAGCCGAGGCTAGAAGTTATGGGATCAAGCTCATTCTGAGCTTTGCTAACAACTATGATAGCTTTGGAGGGAAGAAGCAGTACGTAAACTGGGCAAGAAGTCGAGGGCAGTATCTGTCATCTGACGATGATTTCTTCAGGCACCCCGTTGTCAAGGGTTACTACAAGAACCATATAAAGGTCAGAGTCCTTTCTCCCTAAACTTACTTTTCTTTTCAGATTTCAGATGCGATCTGTTTTTATGTTGATCGTGTATAGTATCTGCATGCATATGGATTCCTCTTTTTTCCCTCGTCGGCGTTCGtggcatgaatttcttcaaatttgtaTAATAGATTGAAGAATCAGAAACTTGCCCTGTGTTTTTGTCTGATATGTTCTTAAAGTTTGAATGGTGTTTCCACAAAGAATTAATTAACTTGGTCATGAAGAAGCATTTCTGGACCTCTTCTGTTTATGAGACGTGAGTATAAAGTCAGTTATTAACTTATCTTAGATTACATTTTGTTTTGCAGACTGTTCTTTATAGATACAATAGCTTTACTGGAATTCGTTTCAAAGATGATCCAACAATCATGGCATGGGAGCTTATGAATGAGCCTAGATGCACATCAGATCCTTCTGGAAGGACTATTCAGGTTCAATGACCTCCCCACTTCttgttgccttttctttttttcttcgctACCAGTAAACCTAGAGCCTTACCTTGTAGTTGTACGCTTCATTATTATAGTAACTAGGGCATTCTAGCTCTGGTTTACTTCCAACTGGCCTTGATGGATCCTTAGCATGCCCCCACCAAGTTTCATTGATTGCGTTTCTATTTGCACCTCAATTTTCTTGGTCCGCCTTGAGTAGTGAACGTTCGGCAAAAAAAGGTTTAGGTATCACCAGTAAATGACCTTTTACTTTTAGCCCCACCCTAGTAAGGGTAAGCCTTAATGAATTCTAGAGTTGCCAGAGCATTTAAGGTAAGCCTTAATGAATTCACTGATCTCATTTAGAATGGTATACAATTGCACAAAATCCATGTTTACTGTTGGTGTCTGTGCTTGTTGATATAGGCTTGGATAGCAGAAATGGCTTCCTTTGTGAAGTCAATTGACAGAAATCACTTGCTGGAAGCTGGGTTAGAAGGATTTTACGGACCTTCAACACCACAGAGGAACAGTCTCAATCTTGGTTTGAAGATAGGAACAGACTTCATAGCAAATAACCGCATACCTGAAATTGATTTTGCAACAGTCCATGCATATCCTGATCAATGGTAACTACAACCTAATAAGAACTTAAGCGTTTGCTATACTCAAGAGAATCATATAGCGTTACGAAAGAGATCTATGACCTTTACATTGAGTCCTTGTGGAGCCAATACTGGTTAAAAACTCAGTAGCCGCACCAAAATGGCTAATTAAATAACCACACCTTAATTAGCCACACCGAATCGTTTTTTTATCTTACACGTTTTTTATGCTTGAGCAGGTTATCCAGCTCTAATGATCAAAACCAGCTTTCTTTCTTGAACAATTGGCTGGATACCCACATACAAGATGCACAAAACAGTCTTCGAAAACCAATTCTTATTGCAGAATTTGGAAAATCTTGGAAATACCCTGGTTTCAGCACATACCAGAGAGACCTATTGTTCAATACCGTGTACTACAAGATATACTCATCGGCTAAAAGAGGAGGTGCTGCTGCTGGAGGCCTGTTTTGGCAACTTTTAACTGAAGGAATGGACAATTTCCACGATGGTTATGAGATAATGTTGGGGCAACCTTCCTCAACTGCAAATGTGATAGCTCAACAGGCACACAAGCTTTATCAAATTCGAAAGATTTTTTTGAGGATGAGAAACGTGGAGAGGTGGAAGAGGGCAAGAGCCGCTAGGGCTAGGAGGGTTCATTGGCGGGGTGGAAATGGAGGCAAGCGAATAGGAAACTAAAAGGATCGTGCCTTTCATGTGTGAAAACGTTTTGTGCCAAAGTACAAGCTGTTGTGTTTTGAGTGTAATCACAGTAAGGTTCTGTGGAAATGGCTCCTCTCTTAGAGATGAGTGTTTTCGTCCAGGAGAGTAATCAAGTCAAACACAGTAGTATTATTATACGAGAGCAACTTCTCAGTGTCTGTATTTTGATTCTTAAGACTTTATTTTCATGGAAGGTATTGCCAAGACAGGCTTGATCAGGTCCAGTTACATCGTTGATTGCCTATCTTTTATATGCATTCATTGTTAAGGATGTTTTTGGACCGAGTTCCCTCTAAAGAAAGGGGATCCTCTCCAcgcttaaaatgatttttaataataatagatattcattaaaaatactGAACTTAAATTTTGTataacatttatattattttatttccttccaaCTCGTAAAAGTGATCGTTGAAATGGTAATAAAACAAGCCCAACTCACTCTACTCTACTCCTTCAAGCTCTCGCTCTCCCAAGCACCATCGTTATCCTCCTCCTGCTTGAGAGCTTTTTTGTTCTCCGCCATGTTTTGCTACCACCCTTCACACGGTTCATGATAATCTGCTGCTTCAGGTGGTTAGGCCTAGGCAGTTAGCAGGAATTAAGAAGGCATGCTCCCcttgtttaattgttgtttCTTAATAATAGTTTAGATGACAAAAAAACTGTATACAACCATAAAGCTTTGGAATTTTCTTTGTCGGATCTTGTTTGGGCTCTAATATTGGGACATAAACTAGAGAGTTAATCAACTCTGCCCAAAAATGGGACATTAACTAGAGAGTTAATCTCTTCCTTCCTCCTCTCTCCTCAACTTGCCCCATGACACCCtatgatgaattttatttatttgtttgtttgtttgtttgaatgTTCTTGCTGTGTAAACAATGGGCTAAATTACCCAAAATTAACCATAGTTTTGGGTCAAACAAGATTTAGCCCTTCAGCTTTAGTTTTATGAACTAAAATTGACCTCCTGCTGAGCAAGGCTAGGCCACACTAAACTAGAAAGAAATGTCTTTCTATGCAGGCAAGCATATCTAGTCATTCTATAGTAAGTAAAGTTTCATCAAACAGAAATCAGATTAGGGCCTTTCAAAACACTAAAGTCAGATCAAATTATGCATGTTATAGCTTTGAACCATGTTCGGATTGCAGGAAAactctaaaagaaaaaaaaaattatatcaacatATAAGTCCAAACTAGCCCAAATGCCCTAATAACACAAAATTCCGAAACAGTAAAATCGCTAGTAAGATGAAATTTGACAGTTTCTACAATCTATTTTACTAGGATCTCAACTAATTGTGGTTTTACACAAGTTTTGAATCTTTAAAGCGACAACCTTCTTTAATAACTACGTGATCCAACATATACCAGTACTCCCCACACATTGACAGGATCACCATGTGTCAATTTCATTTCACAATCTATGAATCCATGTTTTGTTTGGTCAATAGCTCGATAGCAACAAGCTGTAAGGCCGTAACAACAAATACCTTTCTATAACCAGTTTCGTACATTGATGCATAATGCAAATGAACATCGAAACTCACCCCGGGCTAGTAACATTAATGTATAGATTAGCATCCAAAATAATTCCTCCTAGGTTGAGACCCTTCTGGCAAGGATCACCATGTTTCAACATATCAATTCCCTTGACCTTAGTTTCATAGCTGCGGAGACTTGCAAGGGATACAACTTAAATACAGAACAAACTAAAATCAATGAGACTATTGGCCCTCCCCGGATAGAAAGCTCTCTTTTGAAAATGTTAAGATGGACCTGATGGTGTTCGTGCAGGTATCAGCAAGGCCTTGAAAGCACAAAAAGGCTAGAAATATGATTCCAGATGATCAATGACCCAAACCAAAATTAATCACCTCCCAGATCACCAGTAAGGCAGTAATGAATTATTATGATGGTAACCCTGCAATCTAAGCAGGCAGGAAAATTGCTAGGGACAAAAGCAAGAGGTTGATATTCACAAGATGGCATATAAAACCTTTTAATTCTCCTGTGACATGACATCAGAGTCTATTAATTGATCAGATGCTCATCAATTAGCTGTATCATCATGCTCTGGCGCATGAGAATCACTGGCAGAAGAAGATCCTCTCATTGCTGGGAGATACGACCATGCCAAGGCTGTTGTGCCCAGTGTAATTGCAGCAGCAATTGAGCCCCAAATCCACTTCCGCCTCCTTTTCCTTGCCTGCCTATTACGCCGTGCCATTTCTACAAAATAAGAAGCCATATATTACAAGACCAATAATCTAGCAATACATACAATGGGGCGCCAATTAAAGCCAGTACACCTTAATAAGCTATGAGATGAGCATGCTTAAAACAGGAAATCTCAATCAATTTCCTTAATTCGCTCTTGTTCAAAAGCTCCTCTCTGCACATTTAGAAGGAAAGTAAGGAACGATGTtttcaaaacaaaccaaacttGCCAACCAAATTGTACTACAGAAAACTGGTTAGGTCACTGAGTCCGATCAACAGTACATACAGATAATGGTGCAACCACTAGCCAGTCAATCTAGGACAGCAATTTATGAActgcttaaatgttgacaacaATGTTTCAAGCTTTCTAGTTGACTAGATCAACAAATTGAGCAGGAATTTCATAACCAGTTTCATCAATCCCTAGCAGCTATAAGCCAATTACCACCAAACCAGTTCCATCCTTCTAGAAGTACACCTAATATCttagctttcttttctttgggtCCAATAACTCACATGGTTTTAGAACACTGGCTTGAAGGAACACACTAAGGAAATTAGAAATGTAGCTATAGTTTTTCTTGATTCCACGACCACCCccagttaaaaataaatgagaaagcTGACAAAAGAAACcttaaaacatttaacaaaaatCTCACCTATGACTTCTTGGTTCCTATGAGACATTTCTCGATTCACAGCCTCATAATAATGAAGTCGATCACACAATCGAGCAATTTCAAAGTTCTTTTCTTCAACCTGAGCTTCCAACTCTATCTCCGCCTCAGCTTTTGCAATGCCCCTTCCTATAGATTCTGATACAAACCGAGCAAGATAGATTTGCTGGCAAATCTCCTCTGCAGGATTAGAATCTGATGGCTGGTCATTCTCTGGCACATCAACAGGAAAAGCAGGGAGGGATAACCCTACCAGAGCTAATTCTTGCCTGATTCTCTGCCACTGGTTTTGCATATTAGTCAAAGCCTCCTCTGCTTGCTTCCGCTTCTCTATCTCCATCAACAAACTCAATCTCATTTCACGCAATTCAGCTCCACTGAGatgaggagaaggagaaggatgtGGCCCACTCTCAGAAGATAGTTCTAGCAATAGTAATAAACAAAAGTGAGCTTCTGCATTCTGTTATGACTAGTACACAAATTTGTTACACTACTAATTTTGCTAAAAGAATACAGAGATAGTTTTGGGAAATGATAACGCTTGAATTCCTCATTTTAAACAGCCGCTTATACTGTATCCATAAGAGTAAACAGCCAAAAAAAAAGGCAGAACCAAAATATGTGttcttcaataataataatatgccAGAGTAAAGAGGAGACGACAAACAATACAAAGCATGCATATAGCAAAAGAAAAGACACAACAA from Populus trichocarpa isolate Nisqually-1 chromosome 5, P.trichocarpa_v4.1, whole genome shotgun sequence includes these protein-coding regions:
- the LOC18099255 gene encoding mannan endo-1,4-beta-mannosidase 7, with product MTYLALALLLVVLIHQGCFHFHVEAGDGFIRTRGVHFLLNGSPYYANGFNAYWLMYTASDPSQRPKVSAAFREAASHGLTVARTWAFSDGGYRPLQYSPGSYNEQMFKGLDFVVAEARSYGIKLILSFANNYDSFGGKKQYVNWARSRGQYLSSDDDFFRHPVVKGYYKNHIKTVLYRYNSFTGIRFKDDPTIMAWELMNEPRCTSDPSGRTIQAWIAEMASFVKSIDRNHLLEAGLEGFYGPSTPQRNSLNLGLKIGTDFIANNRIPEIDFATVHAYPDQWLSSSNDQNQLSFLNNWLDTHIQDAQNSLRKPILIAEFGKSWKYPGFSTYQRDLLFNTVYYKIYSSAKRGGAAAGGLFWQLLTEGMDNFHDGYEIMLGQPSSTANVIAQQAHKLYQIRKIFLRMRNVERWKRARAARARRVHWRGGNGGKRIGN